One genomic window of Ictalurus punctatus breed USDA103 chromosome 23, Coco_2.0, whole genome shotgun sequence includes the following:
- the rad21a gene encoding double-strand-break repair protein rad21 homolog A, with product MFYAHFVLSKRGPLAKIWLAAHWDKKLTKAHVFECNLESSVESIISPKVKMALRTSGHLLLGVVRIYHRKAKYLLADCNEAFIKIKMAFRPGVVDLPEDNREAAYNAITLPEEFHDFDQPLPDLDDIDVAQQFTLNQSRVEEITMREEVGNISLMNDDHFGDFGIEDREILREETAFEDTAFIHGSSASNLLLEAEPGPAHLPDKSTNLDYDDFGDNNLENSDGGILVDKLLSGDGGGGIFDDPPAITDSVMMPPVHGVDDDDDYDQLSPAGAPDSPDSCPVEALPNTTDQTEQTTLVPNEEEAFALEPIDITVKETKAKRKRKLIVDSLKELDSKTIRAQLSDYSDIVTTLDLAPPTKKLMMWKETGGVEKLFSLPAQPLWNSRLLKMFTRCLTPLVPDEMRKRRKGGEADSLEEFLKELENPEVPREEQLGHRADIIDQTIVEEPSMLQTSSVEGSRTALDETLMPPPSRQRGVKRKSQEPEAALPTMSILDQSVPPPMEQSLLSQQLDMPQVDLPPEDSANLSRLVPELDLLGEKSKDKEDSEEDEEEGDGQGGDQDQEERRWNKRTQQMLHGLQRVVAKTGAQSISLLELCRNNNRKQAAAKFYSFLVLKKQQAVDLSQAEPYSDIVATPGPRFHIV from the exons ATGTTTTACGCCCACTTCGTCCTCAGCAAGCGAGGGCCGCTGGCCAAGATCTGGCTGGCGGCCCATTGGGACAAGAAGCTGACGAAAGCCCACGTGTTTGAGTGCAACCTGGAGAGCAGTGTGGAGAGCATCATTTCACCCAAG gtGAAAATGGCTCTGCGCACATCTGGCCACCTGCTCCTAGGGGTGGTGAGGATCTACCACAGGAAGGCCAAGTATCTGCTTGCTGACTGTAACGAGGCGTTTATAAAGATCAAAATGGCTTTCCGACCAG GGGTCGTGGATCTGCCCGAAGATAATCGCGAGGCTGCTTACAACGCCATCACCCTGCCCGAGGAGTTTCACGACTTTGATCAGCCGCTGCCAGATCTCGA CGATATAGATGTAGCACAGCAGTTCACGCTGAACCAGAGTCGAGTAGAGGAGATCACCATGAGGGAGGAGGTGGGGAACATAAGCCTGATGAACGACGACCACTTTG GCGATTTTGGCATCGAGGACCGGGAGATCCTTAGGGAGGAGACTGCCTTTGAGGACACCGCCTTTATACACGGATCCTCAGCGTCCAACCTCCTGCTGGAGGCGGAGCCTGGCCCCGCCCACCTTCCCGACAAGTCGACTAACCTGGACTACGACGACTTCGGAGATAACAACCTGGAGAACAGCGACGGTGGGATACTCG TGGATAAGCTCTTGAGCGGTGATGGTGGCGGGGGGATATTCGACGACCCTCCAGCCATCACCGACAGCGTCATGATGCCCCCAGTCCACGGAGTCGACGACGATGACGATTACGACCAACTTTCAC CGGCCGGAGCTCCGGACAGCCCCGATTCGTGTCCGGTTGAGGCTCTACCCAACACTACAGACCAGACGGAGCAAACCACGTTGGTGCCCAATGAGGAGGAAGCGTTTGCTCTCGAGCCCATCGACATCACCG TGAAAGAGACCAAGGCgaagagaaagaggaagctGATCGTGGACAGCCTGAAAGAGCTCGACAGCAAGACCATCCGCGCTCAGCTGAGCGATTACTCCGACATCGTGACTACACTGGATCTGGCCCCGCCCACCAAGAAGCTGATGATGTGGAAGGAGACGGGAGGCGTGGAGAAGCTCTTCTCTCTGCCTGCCCAGCCACTCTGGAACAGCAGACTGCTCAAG ATGTTCACACGCTGCCTGACCCCGCTGGTGCCAGACgagatgaggaagaggaggaagggTGGAGAGGCTGACAGCCTGGAGGAGTtcctgaaggagctggagaatCCCGAGGTTCCCCGTGAGGAACAGCTGGGCCACAGGGCCGACATCATCG ATCAAACCATCGTCGAGGAGCCTAGCATGCTGCAGACCTCGTCTGTGGAGGGCAGCAGAACCGCACTGGACGAGACCCTGATGCCTCCTCCTTCACGGCAGCGCGGAGTCAAACGCAAGTCCCAGGAGCCCGAAGCCGCTCTGCCT ACGATGAGCATACTGGATCAGTCCGTGCCTCCGCCAATGGAGCAGTCGCTGTTATCCCAGCAGCTGGACATGCCACAGGTTGACCTTCCTCCAGAGGACAGCGCTAACCTGTCCAGACTCGTGCCCGAGCTCGACCTGCTGGGAGAGAAGAGCAAGGACAAGGAGGACAgcgaggaggacgaggag GAGGGTGATGGACAAGGTGGAGACCAGGACCAAGAGGAGAGACGGTGGAACAAGAGAACCCAGCAGATGCTGCACGGACTTCAG CGTGTGGTGGCGAAGACCGGAGCCCAGTCCATCAGCCTGCTGGAGCTTTGCAGAAACAACAACAGGAAACAAGCCGCCGCCAAGTTCTACAGCTTCCTCGTCCTGAAGAAACAGCAAGCAGTGGATCTGTCCCAAGCCGAGCCTTACAGCGACATCGTCGCCACACCCGGGCCGCGATTCCACATTGTATAG